From one Streptomyces sp. NBC_01197 genomic stretch:
- a CDS encoding TetR/AcrR family transcriptional regulator: MGVLLPASRPLRADARRNREALLSAARQAFLCGDTDAHVEDIARSAGVAVGTLYRHFETREALIEEVYRKEVDDLCATPGVLLDQHTPEEALRRFLLLLVDHAAVGKGMSSVLESIMATDSPVFDDARTRMANALSLLLEAGSAAGTVRDDVTGSTLLRALGGICGMRATEGWLVEARQITALLFDGLRHGAPQSP, translated from the coding sequence CGAGGCACTGCTGTCCGCAGCCCGCCAGGCGTTCCTCTGCGGCGACACCGACGCGCACGTCGAGGACATCGCCCGCAGCGCCGGCGTCGCCGTCGGAACGCTCTACCGCCACTTCGAAACCCGCGAAGCGCTGATCGAGGAGGTCTACCGCAAAGAGGTCGACGACCTGTGCGCCACGCCAGGCGTCCTCCTGGACCAACACACCCCGGAGGAAGCGCTGCGGCGCTTCCTGCTGCTGCTCGTGGACCACGCGGCGGTGGGCAAGGGGATGTCCAGTGTGCTGGAAAGCATCATGGCGACAGACTCACCGGTCTTCGACGACGCACGCACCCGTATGGCCAACGCCCTCTCCCTGCTGCTCGAAGCCGGCAGCGCGGCCGGCACCGTCCGCGACGACGTCACAGGCTCCACCCTGTTGCGCGCCCTGGGCGGCATCTGCGGAATGCGCGCCACGGAGGGCTGGTTGGTCGAGGCCCGGCAGATCACCGCCCTCCTCTTCGACGGCCTGCGACACGGCGCCCCGCAGTCACCCTGA
- a CDS encoding Tn3 family transposase produces MPVEFLSDEQAEAYGRFVEEPTRPELERFFFLDDVDRDLIALRRTTAHQLGFAVQMCTVRYVGRFLVDDPLDVPWSVVEHLTAQLQIEDASVVKRYTERAKTAYEHAWEIRDAYGYHPFEDAEWGRKFRAFLHGRAWTGAEGPVALFNQAVGWLRRHRVLLPGVSVLAKQVASVRQVAEKRLYATVAGAARRADASLSADLVALLGVPEGRRISELERLRRPPTRTTGAGLAKALERVDEISAFRLGRVKLDKVPPNRLATLARVGLGSKAPILERTPEPKRTALLTSVVRHLEASAIDDALDLFSVLMQVKLISAARRATDRDWLAARPRMAKASRMLDGVFRLWSEQLDLITESGTDLDASAMWRALETAIGPREEVMAASALLGELIGPADEEAEAEMRRLLATRYNTVRPFLLLLGESPALGAASGGKRILEAVKRLPVLARRKVKAKPLLPREIDAKLVPAAWKKPVYSNPDLPEGAVDRDAYAVCVLEQLFRALNRRDVFASPSNRWADPRARLLDGKQWEAVSEDVLHGLSLDEPVAEHLAGRVRALDAAWQLMAERLEEAGQDAKLSFEVQPNGRLKLNVDRLGALGESESLKWLRKTTAKMLPKIDLPDLLFEVDSWTGFLDAFVHLGDGRTRMENLKTSLVALLVSEACNIGYTPVIDADDEALTRARLVHVDQYYLRADTIAAANAKLIEAQGRVPIVEHWGDGLLASVDGLRFVVPKRTINAGPSPKYYHFKRGITWLNAVNDQVAGIGQMVVPGAPRDSLHILDTLLNLDAGVKPDMVATDNASYSDMVFGLFSLLGYNFSPRFRDLADQRFWRAELPGVETGGYGPLEPLACNKVNLNKVITHWPDMLRVVGSLVTGQVRAYDLLRMFGREGRPTPLGNAFAEYGRIAKTLHLLRVVDPVDDTYRRQMNRQLTVQESRHKLARDICHGKRGQIMQAYKTGQEDQLGALGLVLNAAVLWTTRYLDAAVEELWALPTEEREHDVLDEDVARVSPLKHANLNVLGRYNFTASVPAAGALRPLRDPDSPELDEDDDGSGQE; encoded by the coding sequence AGTTGCAGATCGAGGACGCGTCGGTGGTGAAGCGGTACACCGAGCGGGCGAAGACGGCGTACGAGCACGCGTGGGAGATCCGGGACGCCTACGGCTACCACCCGTTCGAGGACGCGGAGTGGGGCCGGAAGTTCCGCGCGTTCCTGCACGGACGGGCGTGGACGGGCGCCGAGGGGCCGGTGGCCCTGTTCAACCAGGCGGTGGGCTGGCTGCGGCGCCACCGGGTGCTGTTGCCGGGCGTGAGCGTGCTGGCCAAGCAGGTCGCCTCCGTGCGCCAGGTCGCGGAGAAGCGGCTGTACGCGACGGTGGCGGGCGCCGCGCGGCGTGCGGACGCGTCGTTGTCGGCCGATCTGGTGGCGCTGCTCGGCGTGCCGGAGGGGCGGCGGATCTCGGAGTTGGAGCGGCTGCGCCGGCCGCCGACGCGGACGACGGGTGCGGGCCTGGCGAAGGCGTTGGAGCGGGTGGATGAGATCTCGGCGTTCCGTTTGGGCCGGGTGAAGCTGGACAAGGTGCCGCCGAACCGGCTGGCGACGCTGGCACGGGTCGGCCTGGGGTCGAAGGCGCCGATCCTGGAGCGCACCCCGGAGCCGAAGCGCACCGCGCTACTGACGTCGGTAGTGCGGCACCTGGAGGCGTCCGCGATCGACGACGCGCTGGATCTGTTCTCGGTGCTGATGCAGGTGAAGCTGATCAGCGCCGCGCGGCGGGCGACAGACCGGGACTGGCTCGCGGCCCGGCCTCGCATGGCGAAGGCGTCGCGGATGCTCGACGGGGTGTTCCGGCTGTGGAGCGAGCAGTTGGACCTGATCACCGAGAGCGGCACCGACCTCGATGCGAGTGCGATGTGGCGGGCGCTGGAGACGGCGATCGGGCCGCGCGAGGAGGTGATGGCCGCCTCGGCGTTGCTGGGAGAGCTGATCGGGCCTGCGGACGAGGAGGCCGAGGCAGAGATGCGACGCCTGCTGGCCACCCGCTACAACACTGTTCGCCCCTTCCTGTTGCTACTCGGGGAGTCGCCCGCGCTGGGGGCGGCCTCCGGCGGCAAGCGGATTCTGGAGGCGGTGAAGCGCCTCCCGGTACTGGCTCGGCGGAAGGTGAAGGCCAAGCCGCTGCTGCCGCGTGAGATCGACGCCAAGCTGGTGCCGGCAGCCTGGAAGAAGCCGGTGTACTCCAACCCGGACCTGCCCGAGGGCGCGGTGGACCGCGACGCGTATGCGGTGTGCGTGCTGGAGCAGCTGTTCCGCGCGCTGAACCGGCGCGACGTGTTCGCCTCGCCGTCGAACCGGTGGGCGGACCCGCGGGCGCGTCTACTGGACGGCAAGCAGTGGGAGGCCGTCTCCGAGGATGTACTGCACGGCCTGAGCCTGGACGAGCCGGTCGCCGAACACCTGGCCGGGCGGGTACGGGCCCTGGACGCGGCCTGGCAGCTGATGGCCGAACGACTGGAGGAGGCCGGGCAGGACGCGAAGCTCAGCTTCGAGGTCCAGCCCAACGGCCGGTTGAAGCTGAACGTCGACAGGCTCGGCGCGCTCGGCGAGAGCGAGTCCCTGAAATGGCTGCGCAAGACCACCGCGAAGATGCTCCCGAAGATCGACCTGCCGGACCTGTTGTTCGAGGTCGACTCCTGGACCGGGTTCCTGGACGCCTTCGTGCACCTCGGGGACGGCCGTACCCGGATGGAGAACCTGAAGACATCCCTGGTCGCGCTGCTGGTGAGCGAGGCGTGCAACATCGGCTACACCCCCGTCATCGACGCGGACGACGAGGCACTCACCCGGGCCCGGCTGGTCCACGTCGACCAGTACTACCTGCGCGCCGACACCATCGCCGCGGCGAACGCGAAGCTGATCGAAGCCCAGGGGCGGGTGCCGATCGTGGAGCACTGGGGCGACGGCCTGCTCGCGTCCGTCGACGGGCTGCGGTTCGTAGTGCCCAAGCGAACCATCAACGCCGGTCCGTCGCCGAAGTACTACCACTTCAAACGGGGCATCACCTGGCTCAACGCCGTGAACGACCAGGTAGCGGGCATCGGGCAGATGGTCGTGCCCGGCGCCCCGCGCGATTCCCTGCACATCCTGGACACCCTGCTGAACCTCGACGCCGGGGTGAAGCCGGACATGGTGGCTACCGACAACGCCTCCTACTCCGACATGGTGTTCGGCCTGTTCTCCCTGCTCGGCTACAACTTCTCGCCCCGCTTCCGCGACCTGGCCGACCAGAGGTTCTGGCGGGCGGAGCTGCCTGGGGTGGAGACCGGTGGGTACGGGCCGTTGGAGCCTCTGGCCTGCAACAAGGTGAATCTGAACAAGGTGATCACGCACTGGCCGGACATGCTCAGGGTGGTCGGCTCCCTGGTGACCGGGCAGGTGCGGGCGTACGATCTGCTGCGGATGTTCGGCCGCGAGGGACGTCCCACCCCGCTGGGCAACGCGTTCGCCGAGTACGGGCGGATCGCCAAGACTCTGCACCTGCTACGGGTCGTCGACCCGGTCGACGACACCTACCGGCGGCAGATGAACCGGCAGCTCACCGTGCAGGAGTCCCGCCACAAGCTCGCCCGCGACATTTGCCACGGCAAGCGCGGGCAGATCATGCAGGCGTACAAGACAGGCCAGGAGGATCAGCTCGGCGCGCTCGGTCTTGTGCTGAATGCCGCCGTACTGTGGACGACTCGCTATCTCGACGCCGCGGTCGAGGAGTTGTGGGCCCTGCCCACCGAGGAGCGCGAGCACGACGTCCTGGACGAAGACGTCGCCCGCGTCTCCCCGCTCAAGCACGCCAACCTCAACGTGCTCGGCCGCTACAACTTCACCGCCAGTGTCCCGGCCGCCGGTGCCCTGCGCCCGCTGCGCGACCCTGACTCGCCGGAGCTGGACGAGGACGACGACGGGAGCGGTCAGGAGTGA